From a single Eleginops maclovinus isolate JMC-PN-2008 ecotype Puerto Natales chromosome 2, JC_Emac_rtc_rv5, whole genome shotgun sequence genomic region:
- the LOC134880784 gene encoding interleukin-17 receptor A gives MECIIALIYAFVFNAFSRVTWSFSRVIHVPFFCFCLTAGLTLTTSIRILDKREDCNPLDLKNCQIKNCSDERIVKPRQNAPNGPEGGSHHVGVWMDEHELVSVVNVTWAIKSDGNVNVLRGSQIDILDEGTNQSLCVQFSYNLYSQQNSKYNKWTFSLDGVVVEPHHTYMVSILNLPEADYEPERLRKTITIPGCIDKRIQKAQMCLENGSLWDHRMNASVFLNKGLGKFFIIVLFEAAKYSEIYRVSIQSQGFSFSKNLSKENKTSLNVTFEFGWWQLSQCQMLLLIQPFFVRCKNDCWSPKKNIDLCQYYPQRTLIIKACLGLLVFGGFLAFLLWRASQKDPVNTSLSSAKQQTEGFQVRERRRLLVIYSLDHPLYKNIVLKLCAFLETKCGTEVFLDLLDSTRLGVLGSIQWLDWHRKQIESSKDKILILCSRGVQAKWKAMCGDKQVFLREDARSTVGDMLSPALSLMVPHFIRSASFEKYIVAYFDDVCSEEDVPSPFNITLRYKLMKQFEELFFRILDTEKHEPGKVNHIDGLSEDKYHQCASGRALRDAIDTFHEYQLEHPQWFEDELLEQSKSSPEICDDAKTTINLIKYRVDDSTQVTNHLNTQDTDSTVDTSGLYVAEEL, from the exons ATGGAGTGTATTATTGCTCTTATTTACGCCTTTGTTTTTAATGCGTTTTCTCGTGTGACGTGGAGCTTCAGCAGAGTGATTCACGttccctttttctgtttttgtttgactgCTGGACTCACCCTGACGACTTCTATCAGGATTCTGGACAAGCGTGAAGACTGCAATCCACTG GATCTTAAGAACTGCCAAATTA AAAACTGTTCAGACGAACGCATCGTCAAACCTAGACAAAACGCTCCAAACGGCCCAGAAGGGGGTTCCCATCATGTGGGTGTCTGGATGGACGAACACGAACTTGTTTCTGTTGTGAATGTAACATGGGCAATAAAGTCAGATG gaaatgtaaatgtccttCGGGGATCACAGATAGATATTCTGGATGAAGGTACAAATCAAAGTTTGTGCGTGCAGTTCTCTTACAACCTCTACAGTCAGCaaaattcaaaatataataag TGGACATTTTCCTTGGATGGAGTCGTGGTAGAGCCTCATCATACATATATGGTGTCCATTTTGAATCTACCAGAGGCTGATTATGAACCTGAGAGGCTTAGAAAGACCATTACCATCCCAG GATGCATTGACAAGAGAATCCAAAAGGCCCAAATGTGTCTGGAAAACG GAAGTCTTTGGGATCATCGAATGAATGCTTCGGTGTTTCTTAATAAAGGACTTGGAAAGTTTTTCATCATTGTGCTTTTTGAAGCAGCAAAGTATTCAGAGATATACCGAGTGTCCATCCAGAGTCAAGGTTTCAGTTTCTCAAAGAATCTCTCAAAG gaaaacaaaacatcGCTGAATGTGACATTTGAGTTTGGTTGGTGGCAGCTTTCACAATGTCAAATGTTGTTATTG ATTCAGCCGTTTTTTGTTCGATGCAAGAATGACTGTTGGAGTCCCAAGAAAAATATCGATTTATGCCAGT attaTCCACAACGGACTTTAATTATCAAGGCATGCTTAGGACTGCTTGTCTTTGGTGGTTTTCTTGCCTTTTTACTGTGGAGAGCTTCCCAGAAAG ATCCTGTGAACACATCCTTATCTTCTGCCAAACAACAAACTGAAGGTTTTCAAGTGCGAGAGAGAAGAAGACTGCTCGTCATTTACTCCCTCGACCACCCTttatacaaaaacattgtcCTGAAGCTTTGTGCCTTTCTGGAAACTAAATGTGGGACTGAAGTGTTCCTGGATCTGCTGGACTCTACAAGACTGGGAGTGTTGGGAAGCATCCAGTGGCTGGACTGGCACAGAAAACAAATTGAAAGCTCTAAAGACAAAATACTAATCCTATGCTCAAGAGGAGTACAAGCCAAATGGAAAGCCATGTGTGGAGACAAACAGGTGTTTCTGAGAGAGGACGCTCGCTCAACTGTGGGTGACATGCTCAGTCCAGCCCTCAGCCTCATGGTCCCCCATTTTATCAGATCTGcatcatttgaaaaatacatagtGGCTTACTTTGATGATGTTTGTTCTGAAGAGGATGTTCCTTCACCTTTCAACATAACATTGCGATACAAGCTGATGAAACAGTTTGAGGAGCTCTTTTTCAGGATCCTGGACACTGAGAAGCACGAGCCCGGCAAAGTAAACCACATTGATGGGCTGTCAGAGGACAAGTACCACCAGTGTGCCTCCGGGAGAGCCCTGAGGGACGCCATAGACACTTTTCATGAATACCAGCTGGAGCATCCCCAGTGGTTTGAAGATGAATTATTGGAACAGTCAAAGTCCTCACCTGAAATCTGCGATGATGCAAAAACAACCATAAACCTCATTAAATATCGTGTGGATGATTCAACTCAAGTCACcaatcatttaaatacacaagaCACTGATTCCACTGTTGACACATCAGGACTTTACGTGGCTGAAGAGCTTTAA